The genomic interval ACAAATGCAGAAAATGGAGTAACCTATTGGTATTGGGTTAAAGCTTCTGATGAAAATGGTTCAATAAACTCTAATGTAGCAAGTGCAACTGCAGTAAATGTAGATGGATTAATTATTCTTACAGCATTAAAAGGCGATAGTAAAGCAATCTTAAACTGGGAGATGGAAGGAATCATTTTAGGTAATCAGGAAGTATATAGAAATACAGATTCAGATGCTACTACAAGAACCTTATTAGCTAGTAATATTGAAGGTGAAACATATACAGATGAAACTGTAGAAAATGGTACCGAATATTGGTATTGGATTGTTGCTACAGATATTTCTGGAGAAAGTACAGATTCTAATGCTGTAAATTTAACGCCAGCAGTGCCAAATCCAAGTGTAATACTTAATGCTTACCCTGCTAATAATGCCGTTTTACTTAAATGGGAATTAAAAGATATCACTTTAGGAGATCAAGATATTTTTAGAGATACAGATTCAGACCCAAGTGGTAGAGTTTCAATAGCAAATAACGTTTCTGGTGATAGTTATACGGATAATACCGCAGAAAATGACACAGAATATTGGTATTGGATTAAAGCAACAGATGTGTCTGGAGTTAGTACAAATTCAGAAGCCGTTAATGCAACTCCAGTTCTTATGGAGCCAAAAATTACACTAACCACAGTGGCAGGAAATGAATTTGTGACTCTAAATTGGGATATTCAAGATATAAATGTTCAAAATGTAGGTATTTTTAGAGATACAGATTCTAATGCAAGCGGACGTAAATTAGTAGCAAATGGTGTAACCGGAGGATCTTTTACAGATAGTAGCGTAGAAAATGAAACCGAGTATTGGTATTGGCTTAAAGTAACAGATGTTACTGGAGCAAATATAAATACCGATGCAATTTATGCATTACCAAGTAGAACACTTTCTGTTTCTAAGGAGATAAATAAAAGTAACGCTTTACGTTTTTATCCAAATCCGGTAAATGATAAAGTTACTCTTCATATGCCAGCATCTGAGTTTAATAGGTATACTGTTTTTGATATTAATGGTAGAACTACATCAAGCGGATCTATAGCTAACGAACAAATAGAATTAGATATTAATATGAGCCATTTATCAAAAGGAATTTATATGATTTCTGTACAAGGAAACCAAAATTCAAAAGTTTTAAAAGTGGTTAAAAACTAATTTTAAAATATAAATAAAAGAAAACCATTAATCTTATTATGATTTTGTTTTGAATGGAAGATTAAAAGGTTTGTCTTAAAATTATTCTATAATGAAAAAAAATATAATTTATTTAACAATTCTGTGCTTTACAGTAATAAATACAATTCAAGCACAGTTTGTACACCCAGGAATTACGCATAAAACATCCGATTTAGATCGAATGAAAGCTATGGTAGAAGCAGAAATAGATCCTTGGTTTTCTTCTTATAATCAAATGGTTTCCGATTCAAAATCAGCATATGATTACACTGTTAAAGGAAATCTTTCTTTTACGGAATTAGGTCGTGATAATGGGACTAATTACAGTGCTTGGAATAGTGATATTAGAGCTGCCTATTACAATGCCATGCGTTGGTATATTGAGGGAGATAGTAGACATGCAGATAAAGCTATCGAAATTTTTAATGCATGGGTAAATATTGAATCTGTAACAAGTAATGGAACAACGTCTTTAAGTGGTGGTGTTGCTTATATTATGATCGAAGCTGCAGAAATTGTTAAAAACACTTATACAGGTTGGTCTGATAGTGATAGGAAAAAATTTGAAGATATGTTGGTATTTCCTGGATATTCAAATACAGAAATTCCAGAAGGTATATCAAATTCATATGGTTCTTTTTATTGGCAAGCTTTTCAAGGGGATCCTGTTAGGCATGGAAACCAAGGACTTTCTGGTTGGCGTACAGTTATGGCTATGGGTATTTTTTTAGATAATGAAATTATGTACGATCGCGCTTTAAGATATGTTAAAGGAGAACCACACAGAGCAGATGATTTGGCGTATCCTGCAGGTCCAAATACAAGTAAAGAAATTACAGATACTAACGATTATGCAGATACGTATAGTATTACAAGAGGCTATGATATTGAAGATTATGGGTATAATGAACTTATGGTAAATTATATAGATGATAATGGTCAATGTCAAGAAAGCTCAAGAGACCAACAACATACAGCTTTTGGTATAGGTTTATTAACATCTATGGCAGAAATGGCTTGGAATCAAGGAGAAGATCTTTACGGGTTTACAGATGATAGATTATTACTTGGGTTAGAATATAACATGAGGTATAACGTATCTGCAATAGCGTCTTTTGATGATCAATTAACTCCATGGGTACCAACAGTAAGTTCAGGGGAATTTAAAGAGGGGTTTGATAGAACAGGAAGATGGTACTCTAAAGCGATGAGTCCGATTGGAGTAGGAGAATTTAGTGGTATTCGACCAGTTTTTGAAATGCCAATAGCTCATTATTTAGGAAGAGGTTTAAAATCGGAAGAAGAGGTTAAATGGATTATTAGAGCTCGTGATAAAGCAATAGAATTATCAGGTTATGAAGATGCCGGTTGGACTAACGATGCTATTGGTTGGGGAGCACTTTCTGCTCGTAGACCTATGTATTGTTTTGGAGACCCAATAAGTGGTTTTACTTTAGAAGGTTTGCCTATTTATACAATGCATGATATAATTAATACCATTGAAGCGGAAAATTTTGATTATGATCCGATTAAAAAAGGAGAAGGACGTGTGTATCATGATAAATCTATAGGGAATTCAGAAGGAAACTATCGTGCTTTCGATAACGTTGATATGGAAGATTTAGGAGATGAAAACTATGCAATTACATCTATAGAATCTGGAGAATGGCTTACGTATACAATTTCGGTTACAGAAACAGCTATTTATAATATGACTATAACTTATGCCGCTTCTAAAGCAGATGGAACCATAAAATTTAATTTTGCAGGAGAAGATAAAACCGGAGATGTAATAGTTCCGTTTGATGCATCTAATTCTACAGGAGATTCAGATTGGAAAACAATTGTAATTGCTGAAGATATATTATTGAACAAAGGTGTACAAAGCTTAAAGATTGAGTTTTCAGGAACATCTGAAGCTTTTAAATTAGATAACTTTAAACTTTCTAAAACAGCAACAGTAAAAGAAGATCAAGATATTCAATTTTTTACGCTTTCACATAAAGTAGTAGGAACAGAAGATTTTAATCCAGCAGCCAAAGCAAGTTCTGGTTTAGAGGTTAGTTATTCAAGTTCAGCTCCTTCAGTAGCAACTGTAGTAGATGGTAAAATACATGTTGTAGGTAGTGGAAGAACGATAATAACAGCAAATCAAATTGGTAATGAATCCTATAATCCAGCGATAGCTGTAACGCAAGAATTAGATGTTGTAAATGAAATAGGAGGTACAAAAACCTTAATTGTAGATGCAGATAGTTATGTTCATGAAAGTAAATCAAATTCTAATTTTGGTGATGGAGGAAGTATGGTTACAAAATTGTCTGCACGTTTTATTTATTTAAAATTTGATTTAAAATCTATACCAGGACCAATTATTTCGACAAAACTAAGAATGTATCAACGAACTAGCTTTACAGATACGCGTACAGTTTATGATGTTGCAGATGATAATTGGATAGAATCTGAAATAACATGGAATAATAAACCTGCGTTTGAAAATGAAAGGTCTAGTATTATTACAACGCCTTCTACTTGGAATGAGTGGGAAGTATCGTCATAC from Polaribacter sejongensis carries:
- a CDS encoding DUF7594 domain-containing protein, encoding MKKNIIYLTILCFTVINTIQAQFVHPGITHKTSDLDRMKAMVEAEIDPWFSSYNQMVSDSKSAYDYTVKGNLSFTELGRDNGTNYSAWNSDIRAAYYNAMRWYIEGDSRHADKAIEIFNAWVNIESVTSNGTTSLSGGVAYIMIEAAEIVKNTYTGWSDSDRKKFEDMLVFPGYSNTEIPEGISNSYGSFYWQAFQGDPVRHGNQGLSGWRTVMAMGIFLDNEIMYDRALRYVKGEPHRADDLAYPAGPNTSKEITDTNDYADTYSITRGYDIEDYGYNELMVNYIDDNGQCQESSRDQQHTAFGIGLLTSMAEMAWNQGEDLYGFTDDRLLLGLEYNMRYNVSAIASFDDQLTPWVPTVSSGEFKEGFDRTGRWYSKAMSPIGVGEFSGIRPVFEMPIAHYLGRGLKSEEEVKWIIRARDKAIELSGYEDAGWTNDAIGWGALSARRPMYCFGDPISGFTLEGLPIYTMHDIINTIEAENFDYDPIKKGEGRVYHDKSIGNSEGNYRAFDNVDMEDLGDENYAITSIESGEWLTYTISVTETAIYNMTITYAASKADGTIKFNFAGEDKTGDVIVPFDASNSTGDSDWKTIVIAEDILLNKGVQSLKIEFSGTSEAFKLDNFKLSKTATVKEDQDIQFFTLSHKVVGTEDFNPAAKASSGLEVSYSSSAPSVATVVDGKIHVVGSGRTIITANQIGNESYNPAIAVTQELDVVNEIGGTKTLIVDADSYVHESKSNSNFGDGGSMVTKLSARFIYLKFDLKSIPGPIISTKLRMYQRTSFTDTRTVYDVADDNWIESEITWNNKPAFENERSSIITTPSTWNEWEVSSYVAQEYNNDKMVTFAVRDPADSGIGIDYYSKESDLNLAPELIIEYYDSSLSLDNEEIAVALYPNPIKNILNISLLSANFNLEESEVILSTINGQEVLKMKLESTKSQLDLSKFNSGIYILTIKDSSKIMNKKIVKL
- a CDS encoding T9SS type A sorting domain-containing protein, yielding MKKHYFLKFTMLIAFFTFLPTSLKAADENVPLGGDIQNAINIVADSGGGIVTLAKGTHIVTVPLRMKSNVTLQGEGYRESLIKTNDHIQIIIADSEGLVNLVIQNLAIEGINSVSGGGIQITSQGVDHNSIKILNVHCYNTGWGVHIKGAKKLVVEDCLFEGNGAITKEGYAHNMYLRRVYGAEVKNSQFINSITGNGINISYSEDINIYNCNMSGNYFRGVRAANTDGYLVHDCIVNNNGNAGILANSEGVPTTNIDIKRNCVSNNVLDGIRGVNGATGIVYDNNSYGNGTDYSLPNAVLQSGNTTDESISCVYDDTKSVSLSAVSGDDMIFLDWGLKNMIPVRQDVFRDTDSNPSGRKLIASKVEGVNYVDTNAENGVTYWYWVKASDENGSINSNVASATAVNVDGLIILTALKGDSKAILNWEMEGIILGNQEVYRNTDSDATTRTLLASNIEGETYTDETVENGTEYWYWIVATDISGESTDSNAVNLTPAVPNPSVILNAYPANNAVLLKWELKDITLGDQDIFRDTDSDPSGRVSIANNVSGDSYTDNTAENDTEYWYWIKATDVSGVSTNSEAVNATPVLMEPKITLTTVAGNEFVTLNWDIQDINVQNVGIFRDTDSNASGRKLVANGVTGGSFTDSSVENETEYWYWLKVTDVTGANINTDAIYALPSRTLSVSKEINKSNALRFYPNPVNDKVTLHMPASEFNRYTVFDINGRTTSSGSIANEQIELDINMSHLSKGIYMISVQGNQNSKVLKVVKN